The Polyodon spathula isolate WHYD16114869_AA chromosome 3, ASM1765450v1, whole genome shotgun sequence genome has a segment encoding these proteins:
- the LOC121309481 gene encoding leucine-rich repeat-containing protein 30-like, translating to MGAKQSKDFVHEEIKKQVIKKGKTPKEDELSSADRIRKHATSHFGFSILSLTMRGMSEIPEPLWELTEVEKLNLSLNCLRILPPAVGALENLVILNLWGNQLTSLPVEIGLLKNLRVLFAYKNLLTEVPEELSDCRKLEVLSLANNLITGLPICFMDMVSLKKLNLSHNHIAHIPACVYGMKNLVFLHLAHNKLENIADKIEHLENLKILIVEGNCIHSLPKTLCFLTSLELLNVDFNDIQQVPVELCQLRRLKKLACHPLDKGLHIIHNPLFKPLAKVLDGGLNALFNYLKLL from the coding sequence ATGGGAGCAAAGCAATCGAAAGACTTTGTCCATGAGGAGATAAAGAAACAAGTTATAAAGAAAGGCAAAACTCCCAAAGAAGATGAATTGTCATCAGCTGATAGAATAAGGAAGCATGCCACCAGCCATTTTGGGTTCAGCATTCTAAGCTTGACCATGAGAGGAATGTCAGAAATCCCTGAGCCGTTGTGGGAGCTGACTGAAGTGGAGAAGCTCAATCTGTCACTAAACTGCCTCCGCATTCTCCCCCCTGCAGTGGGGGCGCTGGAAAACCTAGTGATTCTAAACCTGTGGGGTAACCAGCTGACGAGCTTGCCTGTGGAGATTGGCCTGCTGAAAAACCTACGGGTGTTGTTCGCCTACAAGAACCTCCTGACCGAGGTTCCAGAGGAGCTCAGTGACTGCAGAAAGTTGGAGGTTCTCAGTCTGGCTAACAATCTAATCACTGGCCTCCCCATCTGTTTCATGGATATGGTCAGCCTAAAGAAGCTGAATCTGAGCCACAACCACATTGCTCACATCCCTGCCTGCGTCTACGGGATGAAGAACCTTGTCTTTTTGCACCTTGCCCACAACAAGCTGGAAAACATAGCAGATAAGATCGAGCATCTGGAAAACCTAAAAATCCTAATAGTAGAGGGCAACTGCATTCACTCTTTACCAAAAACCCTGTGTTTTCTAACCTCCTTGGAGTTGCTTAATGTGGATTTTAATGACATTCAACAGGTCCCTGTGGAACTGTGTCAGCTGAGGCGATTGAAGAAGCTTGCTTGCCATCCTCTGGACAAAGGGCTTCACATCATCCATAACCCACTTTTTAAACCGCTGGCCAAAGTTCTAGACGGGGGACTTAATGCCCTGTTTAATTATCTTAAATTATTGTAA